One genomic segment of Limnothrix sp. FACHB-406 includes these proteins:
- a CDS encoding ATP-dependent Zn protease, producing the protein MGNITLNLVAIGVFVVTLSSLFGPLIALPAEVPALFTAGFLGLAAVDRFGWQGRGGTLLVDWFANRSTAHRDRILHHEAGHFLVAHLLEIPVSGYALNAWEAFQQGYPGSGGVQFADQELAQWLDRGEVPARILSHYATVWMAGIAAEQLVYGNAEGGSDDRQKLLSLWAQLSTQGQGNRPNATAQMNLSILRAKTLLQQNERAYGALVAQLRDRGSIDQCKAAIDQHKVSPIDQPSQAA; encoded by the coding sequence ATGGGAAACATCACGCTCAATCTGGTTGCGATCGGGGTGTTTGTGGTCACCTTGTCTAGCCTGTTTGGCCCCTTGATTGCCCTCCCGGCGGAAGTGCCAGCCCTGTTCACCGCTGGCTTTTTGGGATTGGCGGCGGTCGATCGCTTTGGGTGGCAAGGTCGGGGCGGCACGTTGCTGGTGGACTGGTTTGCCAACCGATCGACGGCCCACCGCGATCGCATTTTGCACCACGAGGCGGGCCATTTTTTGGTGGCCCACTTGTTGGAAATTCCCGTTTCTGGCTATGCCCTCAATGCTTGGGAAGCGTTCCAACAGGGCTATCCCGGTTCCGGTGGGGTGCAATTTGCCGATCAGGAACTGGCCCAATGGCTCGATCGCGGTGAAGTGCCGGCCCGCATTCTCAGCCACTACGCCACCGTTTGGATGGCGGGCATTGCTGCTGAACAGTTGGTTTATGGCAACGCGGAAGGCGGCAGTGATGATCGCCAAAAACTCCTGAGCCTTTGGGCCCAACTCAGCACCCAGGGCCAAGGCAACCGCCCCAATGCCACCGCCCAAATGAATTTGTCGATTTTGCGAGCCAAGACGCTGCTGCAACAAAATGAGCGGGCCTATGGTGCTTTGGTGGCCCAACTGCGCGATCGGGGTTCGATCGACCAATGCAAGGCTGCGATCGACCAACACAAAGTCTCCCCGATCGATCAACCCTCCCAAGCGGCCTAG
- a CDS encoding transglutaminase domain-containing protein, translated as MATYALRGLAIHQDQVLALDAARGHLLLVDLATDCTEVLNVYQVGDFLDAIGLAIGPPLAGADVPSVWFTRDREVLACNWGQWEPKPMYTLPEWVEGVAIYRSTLYVSSQRSGCIYVLDLNTGREITRFYAPGIGVENLVARGEELWVCDRLEQTVYCLDRATGLVNFSVLTPYESPTALAFDQAGTLWVAYSGEEPYIRDNPNDPEPLQVAFRDRVTIGPLDYGFYPDRGYALSNGYRIEMFYVEELSPLEGVDFSLLKDLEWRISLPANTDRQTVQSVEPVGMPFEIELLPDGQQVAVFKFGSIERGEGRLFGWKAIIDVRGIRYQLTPPDVERLPSLADCQLPADYTEKYLVDNDNLAMDQPSVRAAAREAIGTETNLLRQMLAIRNYVYDRLGYRIRRSIEPPDAVLDRGYGCCGEYVGVLLALSRLNGIATRTVGRYKCPQPADRTQVALYPDYNHVWLEFFIPGFGWVPMESNPDDIQEGGPYPTRYFMALPWNHVEIAKGSRFQGIQLGGQPLAELSDLKVGDLALNHVRFRILEELDPLDRP; from the coding sequence TTGGCGACCTATGCCTTGCGCGGCCTGGCGATTCATCAGGATCAGGTGCTGGCCTTGGATGCGGCCCGGGGCCATCTGCTGCTGGTGGACTTGGCAACCGACTGCACTGAAGTTCTGAATGTTTATCAGGTTGGGGATTTTCTGGATGCGATCGGGCTGGCCATTGGGCCGCCTTTGGCCGGAGCTGATGTGCCCTCGGTCTGGTTCACGCGCGATCGGGAAGTGCTCGCCTGCAATTGGGGCCAGTGGGAACCCAAACCCATGTACACCCTGCCCGAGTGGGTGGAAGGGGTGGCGATTTATCGATCGACCCTATACGTGTCCTCCCAGCGATCGGGCTGTATCTATGTGCTGGATTTGAACACAGGACGTGAAATTACCCGGTTCTATGCCCCCGGGATTGGGGTAGAAAATTTGGTGGCAAGGGGCGAAGAACTTTGGGTGTGCGATCGCCTGGAGCAAACGGTTTATTGTCTCGATCGGGCGACGGGGCTGGTGAATTTCAGCGTCCTGACTCCCTACGAATCGCCCACGGCTTTGGCTTTTGATCAAGCGGGAACCCTTTGGGTGGCCTACTCGGGCGAAGAACCCTACATCCGCGACAACCCCAACGATCCGGAACCCCTGCAAGTGGCGTTCCGCGATCGGGTGACGATCGGCCCCCTGGACTATGGCTTTTATCCCGATCGGGGCTATGCCCTCTCCAACGGCTACCGGATTGAGATGTTCTATGTGGAAGAACTGTCACCCTTGGAAGGGGTAGATTTCAGTCTGCTGAAGGATTTGGAGTGGCGCATCTCCTTGCCGGCCAACACCGATCGGCAAACGGTGCAAAGCGTCGAACCCGTGGGGATGCCCTTTGAAATTGAACTGTTGCCTGACGGTCAGCAGGTGGCGGTCTTCAAATTTGGCTCGATCGAGCGGGGTGAAGGGCGGCTGTTTGGTTGGAAAGCGATCATCGATGTGCGGGGCATTCGCTACCAACTCACGCCGCCGGATGTGGAACGGTTGCCCTCCCTGGCGGACTGCCAATTGCCCGCAGACTACACCGAAAAATATTTAGTTGATAACGACAATTTGGCGATGGATCAGCCTTCGGTGCGGGCGGCGGCCCGCGAGGCGATCGGCACCGAAACCAACTTGCTGCGGCAAATGTTGGCCATTCGGAACTATGTGTACGATCGCCTGGGTTATCGGATTCGTCGCAGCATTGAACCGCCCGATGCGGTGCTCGATCGCGGTTATGGCTGTTGCGGTGAATATGTGGGCGTGTTGCTGGCCCTGTCTCGGCTGAATGGCATCGCCACCCGCACCGTAGGTCGTTACAAGTGCCCACAACCGGCCGATCGCACCCAAGTGGCGCTCTATCCCGACTACAACCACGTTTGGCTAGAGTTCTTCATTCCCGGGTTCGGCTGGGTGCCCATGGAGTCCAACCCCGACGACATCCAAGAGGGCGGCCCCTATCCCACTCGCTATTTCATGGCCCTGCCTTGGAACCATGTGGAAATTGCCAAGGGATCTCGATTCCAAGGAATCCAGTTGGGCGGGCAACCCTTGGCGGAATTGTCGGATCTGAAGGTGGGTGATTTGGCGCTCAACCATGTGCGGTTCCGAATTTTGGAGGAGCTGGATCCACTCGATCGCCCCTAA
- a CDS encoding ABC transporter ATP-binding protein, translated as MTDAAARLDLAILHLDCVTRRYQTGPAAVDRVTLTLMQGELLALLGPSGCGKTTLLRLIAGLEMPNEGAIVLSGRPVAGPGGWVPPERRQLGMVFQDYALFPHLTVAQNVGFGLDRLRKQAPQALHDRVAEAIALVGLEGLEKRYPHELSGGQQQRVALARSIAPQPSLILLDEPLSNLDARVRQRLRQEVRAILKRAGAAAVFVTHDREEAMAIADRVAVMRRGQIEQIDSPEGLYWEPDSRFVAGFVAETNFLIATRSAQGWQTELGLILPEQLGNDPPGDRVELAIRQTDVTLEADPQGHGQLLERQFLGREYVYLVQLPSGERLQVVTDWRCKLEPGDRVHLKITSPRLRAFPIGPD; from the coding sequence ATGACCGACGCTGCCGCCCGTTTGGATTTGGCCATTTTGCATTTAGACTGCGTAACCCGTCGCTATCAAACCGGGCCGGCTGCGGTCGATCGGGTAACGCTGACCCTGATGCAGGGCGAACTTCTGGCATTGTTGGGCCCCTCCGGCTGCGGCAAAACCACCTTGCTGCGACTCATTGCCGGGTTGGAAATGCCGAATGAGGGGGCGATCGTGCTGTCAGGGCGGCCCGTGGCGGGGCCGGGCGGTTGGGTTCCGCCGGAGCGCCGCCAACTGGGCATGGTCTTTCAGGATTACGCCCTGTTTCCCCACCTGACCGTGGCCCAAAATGTCGGCTTTGGGCTAGATCGATTGCGGAAACAGGCTCCCCAGGCATTACACGATCGGGTGGCCGAGGCGATCGCCCTGGTGGGATTAGAAGGCCTGGAAAAACGCTATCCCCACGAACTGTCGGGCGGCCAACAGCAACGGGTGGCCCTGGCTCGATCGATCGCCCCGCAACCGTCCTTGATTCTGTTGGATGAGCCGCTGAGTAATTTGGATGCCCGGGTGCGCCAACGGTTGCGCCAGGAAGTGCGAGCCATTTTGAAACGAGCCGGGGCCGCCGCCGTTTTTGTCACCCATGATCGGGAAGAGGCCATGGCGATCGCCGATCGGGTGGCCGTGATGCGTCGGGGTCAAATCGAGCAAATCGACAGCCCTGAAGGTCTCTATTGGGAGCCTGATTCCCGGTTTGTGGCCGGGTTTGTGGCAGAAACGAACTTCCTGATCGCTACCCGATCGGCCCAAGGTTGGCAAACGGAATTGGGGCTAATTTTGCCGGAACAACTGGGCAACGATCCCCCGGGCGATCGGGTGGAGCTGGCGATTCGCCAAACGGATGTGACCCTGGAAGCCGATCCCCAAGGCCACGGCCAATTGCTGGAGCGCCAATTCCTAGGACGGGAATATGTTTACCTGGTGCAATTGCCCAGCGGTGAGCGGTTGCAAGTGGTCACAGACTGGCGGTGCAAGCTGGAACCGGGCGATCGGGTGCATCTCAAAATCACCAGCCCCCGATTGCGGGCCTTCCCGATCGGCCCAGACTAA
- a CDS encoding DUF1995 family protein, whose amino-acid sequence MSGIPQDLAEAIAQARSATLAALDEGLTLIQVELVLPELKVMPVAESFLAALEPWGDRLKIFFPDAGAAALARRDWGDRPFRITDVGSGRTPMTGKVQPEDGIFLFIEPSAVEVTQVEQLCQEAGDRPVIFLNPRMEDLAIIGIGYAGRQLRDRFLNRIVTAYYLRPIEGAAVRRAFPGQWEVWLEPADENADYQLVATRPQRPAGEALDEILLQATGGEDTNSPNAAVNAAAQRQGFLGQLQNFLKALSN is encoded by the coding sequence ATGAGCGGAATTCCCCAGGATTTAGCCGAGGCGATCGCCCAAGCCCGCAGTGCCACCCTTGCCGCTTTGGATGAGGGGCTAACGCTCATTCAGGTGGAATTGGTTTTGCCGGAGCTGAAAGTGATGCCCGTGGCGGAAAGTTTCCTCGCGGCCTTGGAACCCTGGGGCGATCGGCTCAAAATCTTTTTTCCCGATGCGGGGGCGGCCGCCTTGGCTCGGCGCGATTGGGGCGATCGCCCTTTTCGGATCACCGATGTGGGATCGGGGCGCACTCCCATGACCGGCAAGGTGCAACCGGAGGATGGCATCTTTTTGTTCATTGAACCGTCGGCCGTGGAAGTGACTCAGGTGGAGCAACTGTGCCAAGAGGCGGGCGATCGACCCGTGATTTTCCTGAATCCTCGGATGGAAGACCTGGCGATCATTGGCATTGGCTATGCGGGCCGGCAACTGCGCGATCGGTTCTTAAACCGAATTGTCACGGCCTATTATCTGCGCCCCATTGAAGGAGCAGCCGTGCGCCGGGCTTTCCCGGGCCAGTGGGAAGTGTGGCTGGAACCCGCTGACGAGAATGCTGATTATCAATTGGTGGCCACCCGTCCCCAACGGCCCGCTGGCGAGGCCTTGGATGAAATCTTGCTGCAAGCCACTGGCGGTGAGGACACCAACAGCCCCAACGCGGCCGTGAATGCGGCGGCCCAGCGCCAAGGCTTCCTGGGGCAATTGCAAAATTTCCTGAAGGCCCTCAGCAACTAG